Proteins encoded together in one Janthinobacterium tructae window:
- a CDS encoding IS1595 family transposase: protein MQAAEWISFIAQFAQLNRRQRQAGMALLRGNAPHDATVALLESVAQRRLACPACHSPQLHRHGHAHGLQRYRCVPCGRTFNALTGTPLARLRHKALWLEYADCLLDSASVRQAAQQLGVHRNTTFRWRHRFLTVAKTDRPHGLHGIAEADELYLLESEKGSRRMTRRARRRGGHARQRGISNEQVCILVARDRTGQTLDFVTGKGALTKAQLHHCLLPVIDKDVLLVTDGHAAYLAFAREAGISHQAVNLRAGIRVRGAAHVQNVNAYHRRLRDWLRPFHGVATRYLPNYLGWRWILDAGRIRSPETLLKATLGAFPHLTVT, encoded by the coding sequence ATGCAGGCAGCCGAATGGATCAGCTTTATCGCGCAATTTGCGCAGTTGAACCGACGCCAGCGGCAGGCTGGAATGGCCCTGCTGCGTGGCAATGCCCCACACGACGCGACCGTCGCGCTGCTGGAAAGTGTGGCGCAGCGGCGATTGGCCTGTCCCGCCTGCCACTCGCCTCAGCTGCACCGGCATGGCCATGCACACGGCTTGCAACGCTACCGCTGCGTGCCGTGCGGGCGTACCTTCAATGCCTTGACGGGCACGCCGCTGGCCCGCTTGCGCCACAAGGCGCTATGGCTCGAGTATGCCGATTGTCTGCTCGACTCCGCCTCGGTGCGCCAAGCCGCTCAGCAGCTGGGGGTGCACCGCAATACCACCTTTCGCTGGCGCCACCGTTTTTTAACGGTCGCCAAGACGGACCGGCCGCATGGCCTGCATGGCATCGCCGAGGCCGACGAGTTATATCTGCTGGAATCGGAAAAGGGATCCAGGCGAATGACGCGTCGAGCCCGCCGCCGGGGCGGCCATGCCCGCCAACGCGGCATTTCCAATGAACAGGTCTGTATCCTGGTGGCGCGCGACCGCACGGGACAAACCCTCGATTTTGTCACGGGCAAAGGGGCGCTGACGAAGGCGCAGTTACACCATTGTTTGTTGCCCGTCATCGACAAGGATGTTTTGCTAGTGACCGATGGCCATGCCGCCTACCTGGCCTTCGCCAGGGAGGCGGGTATCAGCCATCAGGCCGTCAACTTGCGCGCCGGCATCCGCGTGCGGGGCGCGGCCCATGTGCAGAACGTCAATGCGTATCATCGCCGCCTGCGGGACTGGCTACGGCCCTTTCACGGCGTGGCGACGCGTTACCTGCCGAACTACCTGGGATGGCGCTGGATACTCGACGCCGGGCGCATCCGTTCACCAGAAACGTTATTGAAAGCAACGCTGGGAGCATTTCCACATCTGACGGTGACATAG